The Coregonus clupeaformis isolate EN_2021a chromosome 35, ASM2061545v1, whole genome shotgun sequence genome includes the window GGGACCAGACCCATGTCATGTGACAGGGGTGTCTGAGGGAGGGACCCATGTCATGTGAAAGGGGTGTCTGTCCTCACTGCTCCTGAGTTCCCCAGGAGATGTAGTCAGGCCGCGTGGCAGCACTGTACTCGTCAATGAGCTGCTGCACCACCTCGCGGGAGTTGTCCAGCTCGTCAAAGTTTTCCTTGAAGATATCCTCCTTGCGGAACTGCTCCAGGAAGGCCTCACGCTTTCGCAGTTTGTCGTACTGCTTGCAAGTCCGCTCGAACAGCTGcaatggaggaagagaagagaaagggCATCCAGTGAACTTGTAGCAGTGAATACATTGCAAAAATACATAACATATACCTCATATTAGTCACTTCCTGCCCACTCCCTCAGTCTCACTGTGTGGGTTAGGAGGATACCAAAAATACTCTACATTTATCACCAACCCATGAAGTGTTTTGCCATTGAAATGTTAGCTAAGTATTATAGTTTTGTCTTCTTTTAAAATAATTTTGCACAAGGCACCCTACTCCTAGTAGCCAACCTTTAGAACCTGTAATGAGAATGAGGGGCGGAGCTTACACAGGAGATGCTGGTGTGATTGGCCATCATCAGGCCGCTGACGCGGTGGGCGGAAGGTAGGTACGGGGACTTCCTAGACAAAGCCACCTGGATGCTGGCTGGACCCCAGGGGATGAAACTGGCCAGCTTACGCTCCCGGATCCTCTGCAGGCTCTTGTGGACCTGCACTGACACAAACAGGATTGTATCAACTTATGGAAAGTATTGATATTGCTAAAACGTTTGGACCAATATGTTTACACACCACCACAAGCCCATTTCAATATCCACTTGGTCCTCAGCCATCTCCTTTATAACATCCAAAATAAGCAGAGGAATCAGCTCATGAACAAATACTGAACTTTTAAAATATCATCCGTAGTTAAGGACTTCACTTTGATTAGACAACGTTTTATGATTTAAAAAACGTATTAAAGAATAAACACTGCGCTAGCACACATTCAGTCTCACACAaaatatacacacgcacacacctggGTGGGGTCCACCTCTCCCTGGATGATGTTGAGGATGGCAATGTAGCAGTGGTTGGTCTGTCTGTCCCTGCCTGTGGACACCATGACGTTCTTGGGCTGCAGCAGCCTCCGCATCACATCCAGCACCGTGGTCTTCCTCACACTGGCCACCTGGGAGAGACACAAAGGAGAGGGCCTGTATAAGCACGCATATTCATATATGACAGGAATGCTTTGTTCACCAAATGTTTTTAAAAGAAGATGAATCAGCAGATACTCAGATAACTCAGTCAAGATCGGTGTTTTCAAGAACAGAGATTAAGCTAAACTAGATGAAGTACAATTGATGGGACTTGCTTTAActctttaaaagtatttttgtggtagtagttttaaaaaatgtttactttactatttaaagCAAAGCAGTTACATATTGTCAAAGTTAAATGTAATAAAATAATTGATCTGATTACTTTGATAGACTACTATGTCACCCATATTACTTTGGATTGTGGGGCAGTTAGAtcacaaaaatgtctaaactacagttgttGCGTGTGAAGAGGAAAGACAAGACAAAGTGATCTTCTGTCAGAAGATGGAATAAAATGCAGGATAATGTGGACAACACTCTTAGGAAAGCAAAGCAACTGGGTTTCAGATAGATGCACAATTTACTTTTGTAAAACGTTCAGTGTAAATGAAGTTTGATCTTAGTTGAATGATGATGTAATGATTAAAACGTTATAGGCTATTATTTGGGGAGACAAATACGATGGTGTATCTAGTGATGACAgctctttaaaagtattttgaTGGTAGTTGAATAACTACGTAGAATAGATTTGTATGTAGACCTACTAATAGCTAGCTGTAGTTCTAATAAATAAACTCTTTAGGCTAACAGTGAAATCTgaaaagtacatttcctgaagaaaatgtggtGTATTTGCTAGCTTGTTTTAGAGTATGTATGTTTTTGAAATACGTTATAGCAGTGGTAGTGTCTGCAGCAGCAATGTTGTtgactggttatagttgaaaATTCTGTAAATTAAAAGGTAGGATAgtctgaacatgtgaaagttggtttggtgtctctagcttgaacggttcaatAGTTACTGTTGGATAGTTATTTTATGCAAATATGTATAGTTATAGTTGATAAAGCTTTGAAAAGAATAGGATAGTTAGGGTTAGGAATTATTTTAGTTGTAGTAGCTTAAATTGGCCAAGCAGCAGGACCACTTTGAATTGCAACCTCTGTATTCTTATGGTTCTCATTCAAACCCATGTTAATTTATGCACATTTTTAAAATGGTTATAGTTCAAAAAGTATATATAGTATCAAATATCTTTTGACAAGCAATCTAAGTAGGGTCAGTCTAAACATCTCATCGTTGGATTGGAGTTAATAGCTTAAGCGGTGAAAGAGGAGATAGGTCTCGAATTTTAGATTTTCTTTACCATTCTAGTCTACGCTCTAACTTTTTGTCTAAGTTGTTGGCAAAGTGGTCAAAatagctgatttgtgtcaaaagttgCATTGTTTACAATGAATATTGgaagtgatgatgtcacaatggggagctttagaatgttgAAAACAGTCCCATTAAAGTGAATGAAGattaacaaaaacaaaaacaaaaaaatgtagAAACTGTAAGAGGAGTAGCgtgcagaagaagaagaaaaagaagtaTGACGAAGACTTAAAGTTGGGACTTTTGCTTCGCAAGTTCCACCTAATAATATCTTATTACAAGTAATGCTGCGGTAACACTAATTCTAAAGGCATTGATGCCcagtttaaaacaactgggaactggaaACTCGTAAATCtcacttccgacttcagtgcgttcaagaaaACTGGGATTTTTTTTGGAAAGGTCattcaactcggaattccaagtcggaaactctggctcagactttccaacctgaagatcactgaaatcatgatttttttcagagttcccagttgtcttgaaagtacCATGATGTACTACGCGGTCACTGAGAACTACTTACCGATTGGTCAGTGGTGAGCGGTGTGTAGCCAGTCATGAGGAAGTGAAGGCGGGGCGTGGGGATGAGAGAGGCGATCAGACCAATCAGGTCGTTGTTCATGTATCCAGGGTAACGCAGGGTGGTTGTGCTGGCTGACATGATGGTGGAAAcctgtggagagaaagagaacctttagTTGTCATTATTACTCATAATTACTCTGGTCAGAAGAAATGCAGCCTATATGACAGGGATCATCACCTAGATTCAGCCGCGTGacgattttttcttgagtggatggtcagggggccggaacataattacaaatcatttgtagactgcaaattgaccgcaagaagcccaaacagatatgtttgactaaaacaatcatttcaaaccatgcttacatttgtatacgatcacatatacatatctctctattatgcgtgggaatactttggaacaaatttccaacatttgtatcacttggagctgatttgctgtaAAAAAATAATGCTATATGAGATTGTATGGTTAGAATGTTAGctagagagggatatataggTCTGGCACAACCGTATAAACGACGGTTATAGATGAAAACAGTCATGAAAATAACCGGCATAACCGTTTAAATATTATTTATTGGGGGAATGAACAGCTGACTGAGGGCGGAATGGCCGGGCATTTGTGAGGCGGAGTCTGTTTCTGcggtaacatggactcttaacaacATGATGAAATgttgttgctccttgctgaaacaagcaaggtgttgtagcaaaaTAGTCTCTGGTTGCCTAGACAGTGCCCCCCCTCCCTGCAACAGCAGCAGcacacatagaaatataatgaatagaacaggtttggaacctctaaccctggcaatttgactggtaaactcatgggtacacttgcaatccgctgcctggtattgtgatgcaataatttccatggtaatgtagaatgttcattcaaattatgttaactgatgtggctcatgcaatggaatgtatgttttgtaatgtcagttgagttgaatcaacaaatcacagcacctATTGATGGGTAcatttcctgcttttacttccttcatttacttcctgctttgctcctatgggtacactcgcaatagCCGCCAGTCCACCAATTACGCcaccattgacttgaatggggacgcccattctattaattatatttctatggcagcGCATACAGTCAGGAGCAGAGGAAAGGGGAAAATGTGTAAAAATGTATACAATTGACCGGTTATTACTGTGTCCGCGGTCATTTGTCTGGCTGATTACAGTCATCTAAAttccatgaccgccacagccctagggatatagacatatttgacatattttttttaacaacTACTGGGTGTTCATTCAACAATAATTTCTAGGGAGTGTGAGATCCAGTTTGACAGTTAAAGTGTGAGGAGTAACTAGTCTAACTAGTCTAACTAGTTTGTTTAATCCTCAGGATATTCTGGCTAACAGTGTGATGCATACACTCTCTCTACATTCACGCATACACTCTCTCTACATTCACGCATACACTCTCTCTACATTCACGCATACACTCTCTCTACATTCACGCATACACTCTCTCTATATTCACGCATACACTCTCTCTATATTCACGCATACACTCTCTCTATATTCACGCATACACTCTCTCTATATTCACGCATACACTCTCTCTATATTCACGCATACACTCTCTCTATATTTGTCTAATAAATTCTGGGTTACGGTCAGTAGGCTATAAaacagtagcctggtcccagttcAGTTTGTGCCGACTTGGCAATAcaccacaaacagatctgggaccaggctatcaaAATACCTCTGTATAGAAACACTTTCTCCTCTCAGGAGTCTAGTGATCTAGAACCAGGAGATTGAGAACACCACTAGGGAAGGAGGTGGAGCTTGCACCTGAGTGGCAGGTGTCAATCACTCACCAGCTGGTTGATCTGGGAGAAGGAGGGGTTCTGAATGTGCAGCCTGTCGGTGGCGATGCGGTTCAGAGCAGTGTTGTCCAGtaccacctgacacacacaagtCAAAAAGAGAAACAGAATGAGAGGGATGTGTAGACGTGAGGTCAGAAGATTGAGATGTCCACAGAAAGACATCAATGGGGGGGGTTGACTTTAGAATTAGGGGAAACTAAGAGTCAAGAGAGAGATGCTGTGTGGTAGAGATTAGTTAACAGTGGGCTTTGATCCAGTCCTCCAGTCAGTCTTGATGGGTAAAGCAGAGTAGACAGTGTGCTGCTGTGTGAGGATTGAAGCAGAGAGGCACACACTGTGCGTCACTAACAGGGGAACCAATTCTTCTCCACATAGATTCTATTAGCTGTGGGGCTAACCCAATAAGCCTGAGTAGAGGCCCTTATGTAAACTCCTGCAGGAGGAAGTAGATATTGGAGAGGAGAAACATTATTAGGCTGTCAGAGCATCTCAGGAACTAATCCAATCATCAATCCCAGGCAGCAAAGATGTAATCATCCAGAGATGTAAATGTCCACCAACACTGCCTCATTATTAGTCATACACACCAGCGAGTTGCCGGCCGGCAGCAATGGTCATAAAAAATTATTCATGTTATACAGGTCCTGTGGCTCCTAGTTcaacttcctccctctctctaagaGCGGACTTGGCCATGGAGCTTGCCTGAGGCAGAGTGACACTTATGACTTTTGACACCACACTGAGTATGTTGAGAGTGGGGGGGGTTGGGGGTACAGGGGCAAGCGATGAGGCTTGTCCGTCCCCATCCTGTGGTGTTTTTGGGGATGAAGAAACAGTACCATTTTGGACATGATGTTTGTGTAACTTTCAACAACAAAAGGACAGTGTGGAACTGGCACGTCTTGTCTACTCCTGTTTTTCcctttttttatcacattttaaCGACACAATTTTATGTGCATGGATTTGATTCCAGGAAATAACCTTTTGTGTATTCCCCACACCACTGTAGCCAGACGAAGGCAAGAAGCACagatgagagtgtgtgtgagtgtgtgtgtccgcagatgtgtgtgtgtatttcttgcTCACCACACAGTCTGCGTTCTGGGTGAGCCTCTTGAGTGTGAGCAGTGAGTTGTAGGGCTGCACCACCACGTCGCTCATCTCATCCTGGTTAGGGAACACAGAGTAGGTCTGCACCAGCTTCTTAGGGTACctggccaacacacacacacacacacacagaagaagaaaaaaaaagatcaCACATCAGGCCACAGAAAAAGGTCCAACAACAGTGGAAAACTAAAGGTTCCCCCAGGGAGAGAATATTATCTCTCTAATGGAGGCTGGAACAATTATGGTTAGAATTAGGTGAGAGTTTCTACTCCATATATTACAGGCCTACTAACATTACAGCagtcagacagaaagagagaccacCTCATCTCCATGTGGAAATTcagcctccctgtgtgtgtgtgtgtgttttcagaccTGTCATTGAGCCTCTCCAGCAGGTAGGATCCCAGCCCAGACCCGGTTCCCCCAGCGATGGAGTGACACAGGACAAAACCCTGCAACAGAGAAACAAAACCATCTTAATTCCACTGCTTTGGGTGAAAAGATTAAAACGTCTCCCATTTTTTG containing:
- the LOC121550576 gene encoding tubulin gamma-1 chain encodes the protein MPREIITLQLGQCGNQIGFEFWKQLCAEHGISPEGIVEEFATEGTDRKDVFFYQADDEHYIPRAVLLDLEPRVIHSILNSPYANLYNPENIYLSEHGGGAGNNWASGFSQGEKIHEEIFDIIDREADGSDSLEGFVLCHSIAGGTGSGLGSYLLERLNDRYPKKLVQTYSVFPNQDEMSDVVVQPYNSLLTLKRLTQNADCVVVLDNTALNRIATDRLHIQNPSFSQINQLVSTIMSASTTTLRYPGYMNNDLIGLIASLIPTPRLHFLMTGYTPLTTDQSVASVRKTTVLDVMRRLLQPKNVMVSTGRDRQTNHCYIAILNIIQGEVDPTQVHKSLQRIRERKLASFIPWGPASIQVALSRKSPYLPSAHRVSGLMMANHTSISCLFERTCKQYDKLRKREAFLEQFRKEDIFKENFDELDNSREVVQQLIDEYSAATRPDYISWGTQEQ